A stretch of Primulina tabacum isolate GXHZ01 chromosome 13, ASM2559414v2, whole genome shotgun sequence DNA encodes these proteins:
- the LOC142522448 gene encoding SUPPRESSOR OF GAMMA RESPONSE 1-like — protein sequence MAGPSWLVDPNRIATKIRSASGKCDPLKVSWSSNPTKSCPNCQFTIDNSDVAHQWPGLPSGVKFDPSDQEIMWHLLAKVGVHNMKPHPFIDEFIPTVEEDDGICYTHPQNLPGVKQDGRVSHFFHLAIKAYNTGTRKRRKIHGDDLGDVRWHKTGRTKPVFLDGVQKGCKKIMVLYISPVRGGKAEKTNWVMHQYHLGTGEDEREGEYVISKVFYQQPQGKQSEKIEEDISEGIEAMITKVDPVTPKLVTPEPPCTESRLSSLEPEQESTLHVARLYGAHMLEEEETSEPSSDQIHNNMEIQTDQLGNEDDEAAAEDKWWENESQFLLSSQQLVEGLSLCDELLRSQSPDRDEIADVQAPNNKPRLSDYARLGPEHLKRDLEACQVLVPDPADIELDRPPDFPLSQPLVHDPANIELETPPDFRLSQLLVPDPANIELETPPDFRLSQLLVPDPANIELETPPDFRLSQLEFESQDSYVAWGGSVRGGKTIN from the exons ATGGCTGG GCCATCATGGTTGGTTGACCCCAACAGAATTGCCACTAAAATTAGGAGTGCATCCGGTAAGTGTGATCCACTAAAAGTCAGCTGGAGTAGCAATCCGACAAAATCTTGCCCAAACTGCCAATTTACGATCGACAATAGCGAT GTTGCTCATCAGTGGCCAGGACTACCTAGTGGTGTAAAATTTGATCCATCTGATCAAGAAATAATGTGGCACTTACTCGCTAAAGTTGGTGTCCATAATATGAAACCTCATCCTTTCATCGATGAATTTATTCCTACTGTCGAAGAAGATGATGGAATTTGTTATACACACCCTCAAAATTTACCTG GTGTGAAACAAGATGGAAGAGTTTCACACTTTTTTCACCTAGCGATCAAAGCTTACAATACTGGAACACGAAAGCGTCGGAAAATACATGGCGATGATCTAGGAGATGTTCGTTGGCATAAGACTGGCCGCACAAAGCCTGTTTTCTTGGATGGCGTACAAAAAGGATGCAAGAAGATTATGGTTCTGTATATAAGCCCAGTTCGAGGTGGAAAGGCAGAGAAGACGAATTGGGTGATGCATCAATATCACCTCGGGACAGGGGAAGATGAAAGAGAGGGGGAGTATGTTATCTCGAAAGTGTTTTACCAGCAGCCACAAGGCAAGCAGAGTGAGAAAATCGAAGAAGATATTTCCGAAGGTATTGAAGCCATGATTACTAAAGTGGATCCTGTTACACCCAAGTTGGTGACTCCTGAACCTCCTTGTACTGAAAGTAGACTCTCTAGCCTTGAGCCTGAACAGGAGTCTACGCTTCATGTAGCACGG TTATATGGGGCTCACATGCTTGAAGAAGAGGAAACTTCTGAGCCTTCCAGTGATCAAATTCACAATAATATGGAGATTCAAACTGATCAACTAGGGAACGAGGATGATGAGGCAGCTGCTGAAGACAAATGGTGGGAAAATGAGTCGCAGTTTTTGCTTAGTTCTCAGCAACTGGTAGAAGGTCTATCTTTGTGCGACGAACTTCTGCGAAGCCAATCCCCTGATAGGGATGAAATTGCAGATGTCCAAGCACCGAATAACAAGCCCCGTCTTTCTGATTATGCTCGTCTAGGGCCTGAGCATTTGAAGAGGGATCTAGAGGCATGCCAAGTTTTGGTTCCTGATCCTGCTGACATAGAGCTTGACAGGCCTCCCGATTTCCCGTTGAGCCAACCTTTGGTTCATGATCCTGCTAACATAGAGCTTGAGACACCTCCTGATTTCCGGTTGAGCCAACTTTTGGTTCCTGATCCTGCTAACATAGAGCTTGAGACACCTCCTGATTTCCGGTTGAGCCAACTTTTGGTTCCTGATCCTGCTAACATAGAGCTTGAGACACCTCCTGATTTCCGGTTGAGCCAACTT GAGTTCGAATCACAGGACAGTTATGTTGCGTGGGGCGGAAGCGTAAGAGGAGGCAAGACAATCAATTAG